In the genome of Methanococcoides burtonii DSM 6242, the window TTCATTATCTTAAAAGGTTTCATTTGCATATATTCAGCAAACCCATCCAGAGGATCTGTCGCATAAGCATTCCGTGATGAACTTTTCTCGATCCCACTGGAATGTTTCAAACTACGCAGAGCGCCCATCGACATTACCGCTCTGAATATCCCGATAGCTCCAAGAGCATCGATACGATCAGCATCCTGCAATATCTGCCCCTCCAGCGATCCTGCCATATTCCCGCGACTGAACCTGTGCGTGCAAATACATGAAACAACATGATCAACAACAGAAGGATCAAGGCCTTCCTTCATGAGAAGGTCATGCGCTATCTCAGCACTATGCACAGCATGATCGCCACCTTCACGATGCTCTTTCACCACACCCACATCATGAAGCAAAGCTGCAAGACGTATAACCTGAAGGTCACCACCTTCTTCAGCCTGTATGAGCATACAAGTGGACTCAACGCGTTCGATATGAGACATCTCGTGAGAGCTCGGCTCATCAGCAAGCACATCTGCAACGAATTGACGTGTCTTTTCAATAAGGGTCATGCCTAACCTCACTATCCATAATAATAGTATCAAGCCCATCGCGGATCTCACGAACAGCTTCTGACAATGTCCTTTCATTGTCATATTCTTTTATAATATTTTTAATTTCAAAAGGAGTAAGCTCTTTTAGTTCAGTTGCAAGCCCAACCATATTTCCAAGAGCTCTGACAACATTATCAACAATTGTTACACTTGCAGTTCGGGACGTACGTGACATCGGGTTCA includes:
- a CDS encoding HD domain-containing protein, which produces MTLIEKTRQFVADVLADEPSSHEMSHIERVESTCMLIQAEEGGDLQVIRLAALLHDVGVVKEHREGGDHAVHSAEIAHDLLMKEGLDPSVVDHVVSCICTHRFSRGNMAGSLEGQILQDADRIDALGAIGIFRAVMSMGALRSLKHSSGIEKSSSRNAYATDPLDGFAEYMQMKPFKIMNGLNTMAAKRIAEGRIKVMHQYVDALRSETSYK